The genomic stretch CTCCAGGATCTCCTCGTCGGTCTCGACGGAGGGCCCCGGTGACAGCTCGCCGGTGCTGTACTCCTGCAGCGCCGGCCGGCCGAGGATGTCGCGGGCCACCCTGACGGCCTCCACCCACTCGCGCCGATCCTGGTCGGTGGACAGGTAGTTGAAGCGCAGGGCGGGATGTTGCCGCGGGTCGCTGCTCTTGATCTTCACGGAGCCGCGCGCGTCGGAGTACATGGGGCCGACGTGCACCTGGTAGCCGTGTCCGGCCGCAGGTGCGGAGCCGTCGTAGCGCACCGCGATCGGCAGGAAGTGGAACATGAGGTTGGGGTAGTCCACGTCGTCGTTGCTGCGCACGAAGCCGCCGGCCTCGAAGTGGTTGGTCGCGCCCGGCCCCTTGCGCAGGAACAACCACTGGGCGCCGATCCACGGGTGGCGCCACTTCTGCAGGTTCGGCTGCATCGAGACGGGCTTGCCGCACCCGTGCTGGATGTAGACCTCCAGATGGTCCTGCAGGTTCTCGCCCACGCCCGGCAGGTGGTGCACGACGTCGACGCCGAGGGCGCGCAGCTCGTCGGCGTTCCCGATGCCGGACAGCTGGAGGAGCTGAGGCGAGTTGATCGCGCCGCCGCACAGGATGACCTCTCCCGCGCGCACCGTCCCGCCGTCGTATTCGACGCCGACGGCCCGCTTGCCCTCGAAGAGGATCCGCGTCACGAACGTCCGCGTCTTGACCGTGAGGTTCGGCCGCTTCATCACCGGGTGCAGGTACGCCCTGGCCGCGCTGAGCCTGCGGCCCCGCCGGATGTTGCGGTCAAAGCGGGCGAAGCCTTCCTGGCGGTAGCCGTTGACGTCGTCGGTGAGCGGGTAGCCGGCCTGCTGCACCGCCTCGAAGAAGGCCGTGAAGAGCGGCGTGCTCGCCGCGCCGCGCTCCAGCGCCAGCGGCCCGTCATGGCCGCGCCAGGGCGTGCCGGGGTCGGCCAGGCAGTTCTCCATCCGCTTGAAGTACGGCAGGCAGTGGGCGTAGTCCCAGTTCTTCATCCCGGGATCGCCGCCCCAGCGCTCGTAGTCCAGCGGATTGCCACGCTGGAAGATCATGCCGTTGATGCTGCTGGAACCGCCCAGGACTTTCCCGCGCGCGTGGTGGATCCGGCGGCCGTTCATGAACGGCTCGGGCTCGGACTCGTAACGCCAGTCGTAGAAGGGGTTGCCGCACGGGAAGGGGAGCGCCGCCGGCATGTGGATGAAGACGTCCCAAGGGTAGTCGGGCCGGCCCGCCTCGAGCACCAGCACCCGGGTGGAAGGGTCCGCGGAGAGCCGGTTGGCCAGGGCGCTGCCGGCCGAGCCGCCTCCGACGATGACGAAGTCGTACTGCTGTGACGTCATGTTGCCTCGTCTCGCTCGCGCGTTTCACGGAATCGTAGCGTTATGTGAATTTCGTTGCACTACTCGCAACAGGAGATCTTTTGGGCACTTCAGCTCGCGTGAGTTCCTCACAGCACTTACAGTTTCGCTATGAGCAACGACTCGGGTAGTGGGGGCGTGCAGTCGGTCGATCGGGCGATCAGCGTGCTGGAGATCCTCTCCCGGCGGGGCGAAGCCGGCGTCAGCGAAGTGGCCGCCGAGATCGACGTGCACAAGTCGACCGCCTTCCGGCTGCTCGGCGCCCTGGAGGCGCGCGGCCTGGTCGAGCAGGCCGAGGACCGGGGCAAATACCGCCTGGGCTTCGGCATCATCCGCCTGGCCGGAGGCGTCAACACCCAGATGGACCTCGGCCGGCGCAGCCGTCCCGTCTGCCAGCGGCTGGCCGAGGAGATCGGTGAGACCGTCAACATCGCCGTGCTCCGCTCCTCCTACGCGGTCAACCTGGACCAGGTACGCGGGCCGTCCGCCGTCACCACCTTCAACTGGGTCGGCCAGCTCACCCCGCTCCACGCCACCTCCAGCGGCAAGGTGCTCCTGGCCCACGTCGAGGACAAGCAGCGGGCGAAGCTGCTGTCCGAAAGGCCGCTGGAGCGCCTCACGGACCGCACCATCACCGACGTGGCCGAGCTCGAGAAGCAGCTCGCCGAGATCAGGAAGGCGGGCTACGCCTACTGCCTGGAGGAGCTGGAGGACGGGCTGAACGCCATGGCCGCGCCCATTCGCTCCTACCACGGGGACGTCGTGGCCGCGGTCAGCGTGTCCGGGCCCGCCTACCGCTTCAGCGCCGAGCGTATGCACCAGCTCGCCTCCGTCCTCATCGGTGGGGCCGACGAGATCAGCGGGCGGCTCGGCTACGCGGACTAGCCCGCGCCAGCCGCACCACCACGCTCTTCGACGTCGGAGTGTTGGACGTCTCGGGCACCGAGTCCAGCGGCACCAGCACGTTGGTCTCCGGGAAATAGGCCGCGCAGCAGCCGCGTGCCGTCGGGTAGGCGATCACCCGGCGGACCGCCTGCAACAGCAGCCGTCCCGGCGGCACCCGCAGCACCTCCAGCCGGTTGACGGTGAAGTTCGCCCTGCCGGTCGCGGTGGGGAAGCGGCGTTCGTCCCTGGGCGCGCTGGGCAGCGCGCTCGGTGAGCCTCTCTGATCGGCTCAGCGATCCTGTGGTTGCACAGGACCTGGGCACAGCCAAATGCCCGGCATCCGCCAATCGCCTTCGTGCCCTGGTACCGGCAGCGACGCTGCCAGCCCGTGTGAACACGTCCCTCCGGACGCTGACCGGCCAGAGGTGCACGATCCGACCGGGGAGGGTGCCCGACGTCGCCTGGGCGCCGTTCTCGCAGAACTCCGCCGGGCTGCGGTGCTCGCCCTCCGGCCAGGCGTGTCCCACCGCGGGCAGCCCGCCCGCCCAGTCCTTGGGCGGGCCGGCCTGGAGCCCCTCGTCCTCCTCTTCCATCGCTCAGCCGATCCGGTTCTGGACCCACTCGTG from Nonomuraea polychroma encodes the following:
- the betA gene encoding choline dehydrogenase gives rise to the protein MTSQQYDFVIVGGGSAGSALANRLSADPSTRVLVLEAGRPDYPWDVFIHMPAALPFPCGNPFYDWRYESEPEPFMNGRRIHHARGKVLGGSSSINGMIFQRGNPLDYERWGGDPGMKNWDYAHCLPYFKRMENCLADPGTPWRGHDGPLALERGAASTPLFTAFFEAVQQAGYPLTDDVNGYRQEGFARFDRNIRRGRRLSAARAYLHPVMKRPNLTVKTRTFVTRILFEGKRAVGVEYDGGTVRAGEVILCGGAINSPQLLQLSGIGNADELRALGVDVVHHLPGVGENLQDHLEVYIQHGCGKPVSMQPNLQKWRHPWIGAQWLFLRKGPGATNHFEAGGFVRSNDDVDYPNLMFHFLPIAVRYDGSAPAAGHGYQVHVGPMYSDARGSVKIKSSDPRQHPALRFNYLSTDQDRREWVEAVRVARDILGRPALQEYSTGELSPGPSVETDEEILEWVAKDGETALHPSCTARMGIDEMSVLDPESMRVHGVDGLRVVDASAMPYVTNGNIYAPVMMLAEKAADLILGNTPLPPESAEFYRHRS
- a CDS encoding IclR family transcriptional regulator; the protein is MSNDSGSGGVQSVDRAISVLEILSRRGEAGVSEVAAEIDVHKSTAFRLLGALEARGLVEQAEDRGKYRLGFGIIRLAGGVNTQMDLGRRSRPVCQRLAEEIGETVNIAVLRSSYAVNLDQVRGPSAVTTFNWVGQLTPLHATSSGKVLLAHVEDKQRAKLLSERPLERLTDRTITDVAELEKQLAEIRKAGYAYCLEELEDGLNAMAAPIRSYHGDVVAAVSVSGPAYRFSAERMHQLASVLIGGADEISGRLGYAD